The DNA region CTTCAACATATTCTCTCCTTCATCCGAACCAATAATGTTATGGATAATTTTGATGGGAAATTTGATGCATCACgtttctgtttcttttcatttatcttattttcttttggtgGTACCAGATTTGCAATTTTGATGTAGTTGTTGGTTTTCCGGTATTTGCTCAGACATTTTCTTATCGTTTTGCTAGCACTAGCCCTTAGGCTTGATTATTTGACCATTTAAATCAACTTGTCATTTAATTACACTTGCTACACCAAATTCATGTGGTTTTTAATCGAAAAATATTCAATAATAGTATTAGACAGCCTACTGCCATGTAAAACCAACCTCTGTTAGGCTTTTCCAggtttctgtttttaattttaatattcaaGTGGTTCATAAATCTAATGCTTCTTTTCTTCAAATTGCAGGGATATAGAGTACATGCCTAGATATTGTGCAATGTCTTTGACCCACTGTTGATATTGACTTATGTTAGATTTTCAGTTCTTATTTCTTGTCACTTGATGATGGATTGGATGAATTTGCACATATATAAGAAAATttgtgatttaatttttttttgttattgaaACAAGAAAATTGGCGACTTCAACCTAAGAAACAAGAGAACAATGAATCTGCTGTCTTGAGAATTTAATTGTTTCGCTGCATACCTAATGATCATGATTTCTCCTTCTTTTGATAACTTGAAGAAACTGGATACTACCTCTGGTGAATGGGATCTGTTTCTTTCTTCATTCTTCCATATACCAAAAACTTTTTCATCAAGCCCTGTGTTGTTTGTACCTTAGGAAACAGTAAATAACAAGCAGAAAAAATAGTAAATCACTTCCTGCAATGTTATTGTTAGACTTTGTAATGTAGTGTAGTTGCTTAGTAGATGTAATTAACCCTGGCTTATATTCAGGTGTGGTCATtattgagagagagagatgccCTCGGTGCAAGGGAAACAAGACTCCCCGGTAAAAAAAGGTGCAGGTTGTGAAGGGGATGCAGCAGTGTCCAGAAGATTGTATTAAAAGGATGAAGCTGATCTGAGTAGAGATGATTACTGTATTAGCTTAGGCATTGTAATTTATAATTCAATGTTATATTACTGTGTTTACATTATATatttgagtgaaaccaattggGTTTGAAAGGTTATACATAAAAGTATATTACTGTTAAGTTTCATCGATTTTGGACTTATAGTTTGATTGCAGTTCATAAAAAACCAGAAGTATCAGATTCTGAATTCTGATATAAGACAGTTAACTTGAAAAGGTTGTATCTTAAGTTATAGGACTGGAAATTTAATGATAATTATCTTTATAGAAAGCTTATAAGGTCTATTTTTTTGTTGTAAAATCTCATATGTAGATAACTTATTGTTTAAGTGAGGCAATCCTTCtagtttagtttaatttttttaagaaaagctTTGCATATCTCTAACTATTTTAGTCCAACTCAAGTTATTTTGGAGATTAGAAAGGTTGAGTAAGATATTTGTAATGTCAACATTTTAATTGCAAAACcttgttttcattttatttcacaTGTTTAAAGTTTAAAAACTGTGAGTAGCTTTTGGATTTCATAATCCATTCTTATGAAAAAAtctaatccaaacatgctataaaatAGCTAATACGGAAGTGAAATGAATATTTTCTTCTTCAGCTAATAAGTCAACTAGTATACAGATTTAACCATACTTGTGATATTGATAACTGATATAGCAATCTAGCCAGTCAACCTCTTTGATCTTATCCTCTTCCTCCTACCATTTCTTACCAATTGGCAAAAGAGGCTTTCACCCTCTTGTTTTTCACCTCAGCTACGCTTTGCCCTGCAGGTTTTCTCTCATGTCTTGCTTCTTTGACTTCCCAGAACAAACCCTGAAGCACTTTGTAAACGGCGTGGTGGAGATGACCCATCAGAAACTCCGAAGAAATGGGAAAGAGTAAGGGGGGAAGAAGGTTATTTAAAATGTTAcgtagaaaaaataaaaacgaaaaatataaaaactgaCATgtgaacatatttaacccttatTTTTATAAGTAATGAGTTCATTGCCCGTTCATCTACTTATTTCAAATAAGACTTGTCAATTGAATTGAACATCGAGTGCCAGGTCGTGTGTATTTTGCTTTCTTCCCTCGCAATTAGCACTGATCCATTcacatgtatgtatgtatgtatgtatctGAATCTGAAAGTGGTTCTTCATCCCAGCTTTCAGATACTTTGTTGAAACTGGTAACCGAAAAAGCATAGACTCATCAACATTGATAGAGCGGTTATAACGTCGTCGTCTTCTTAGTTAAAACTTGTAAACATcaaagcccaaccaaacagttttctttctttctcaaaaCATCGATTTGATCCCTCTTTTCGTTTCCATATCCAAATTTCACATAGAACAATCAATCTCCCCGGATCTGGAAAAGTACAGGAATACGAGTCGATTGCATGAGAAATTTCTGAAACTTTTTCCAAGTTGAAGAAATGCGTAGCTGGGGATCGCAAAGCCGGCTATCTGGTCAATCTTTTGGATCTCGAGTTTCAGCTCTCGTGTTTGCCATGATCGCTACAATGGCTACTGTTTATGTTGCCGGCCGGTTAGTTATTCTATGAAAAATTCTCGTTCTTCTTCAATatttgtcttttgaagttcagtTTTAGGTCGCGGTTCGAGTTTTTCATACACTGTTTCATGTGCAGGCTGTGGCAGGACGCGGAAAATAgggtgcatttagttgaagagcTTGAAAAAAGAACTGGTCAGGTATGATTTTAGTTTTCTTCATTGCAGTCATGGCATGTCATACATTGCACATTATATGTGTtttcatataggtattaatattattaatttcatTTTGGTTACTTTATAACATATCTTGTGTTGTTTGTAGCGCCATTGCTCgcatgtttatttttaatttttagttatAATAGTCTTAGGATGTTAATGGAGTTGCATAGTTCATTTGATTTCAGGGTCAATCTGCCGTATCTGTTGATGATACACTGAAAGTTATAGCCTGCAGGTAATCTTCCTATAGTTAGGGTCTTGCCGAAGTCATTTTGGTTGCTGAATTCAAATTTGGTTGGGATTGATTGAGCTTTATTTGAGATTATTGCTGACAACCTTGATTTCAGGGAACAGCAGAAGAAGTTGTCTGCCCTTGAGATGGAACTAACTGCTGCTAGAAAGGAAGGTTTTGTTTCAAAGCATTTGTCAGGAGACAATGAAAAGCAGAAGCATCCTACGAAGAAGGTTCTTTCAGTGATAGGAGTAATGACAACCTTTGGCCGAAGAAAGAATCGAGATGCAATCCGCAAGGCATGGATGCCAACAGGTATGTTTTTCATTTGCTTGGTTTCCTTTTGCAAGACCACTGCATATTAGCATTCACAGTTTTATTCAATGGAACACCTGCTATGTGTCTAGAGATTTCAGGTGCTTTGCATTTTGAAAGCTGGTATCTGATTACAATGATTGTTAGCTACTACTGAATAATCAGGACTATCAAGTGTTCTGTTATTGTTTTTGGTTTAGGGTGATTTGCAGTGAATTCGTAGTGAAATCAGAACTCAGATTTGATAACAGCTCGAGCTAGGTGTTGATCACATCTCAGTTTCAAGTTATCCACGATTCTCTAATAACCTTTGTCACCTATTTCTGtggttttataatttatttttgtttaaaaaatttaacatcATTATTCATTAGCTATATGTTCAACCAATCACATTAGTAATTTGTTCTATACCGTAAATATTGTAGAAGCTTTATTAGAACTCATTGATGCCCTATTTGCAGGTACTGCTATGAAAAAACTAGCAGATCAGAAAGGTGTCATTGTGCGATTTGTAATAGGAAGAAGGTATAGTTTTGGatgttcaaattcaaatttagcAAATGATtgtcttttttagtttttaattggaTTGACATTTCCTTCCATACAGTGCAAACCGTGGAGACAGTTTGGACAAAGAAATTGAAACAGAAATCAGTCAGACGAATGACTTCATCATTCTTGTatgttaactttttttttgaacttttgtATGTTAACTTTTATAATGATAGTTATgagcaaaaaaaaattgatgggtATAATAGATTTAATTACTTTCCCAATCCCCATATGACTAAATGGAATGATTGAATGTGCAGACCTTATAATTACatcaaatatatttttcaatgcCAAAAAAGTCTTGGTGTGATTGAGATGTGGGTTTCAAGCTTCTTTTTCTAAACTCAGATTTCTGGTATATTGTTGGCATACATTTtggccattgtttgtttttacCCTATGATTGTGGACCTATTGAGTTGATGTGGTGATGGACTCTTGGTTGGTATTTGGAAGCATGGCATGAAGTTGTATTCATATACTTTAATATATGAAACAAGTAAACATCATTACGTCATTAGCATATCATTTACTTTACTTCACAGGATAATCAAGTGGAGGCACCAGAAGAGAGAGCAAAAAAGATAAAATCGTTCTTCATTTATGCGGTGGACAATTGGGATGCTGAATTTTATGCCAAGGTCAATGATGATGTCTATGTTAATCTTGGTATGTGGCCCTTAATTCTATCTGCTGATGAAAAATATATAAGTACATAAGGTTTATTTCTGCAAGCAATAGACTTTTAAAAATTAGATAATATTCCACAGTTTGCAGTGTAAATTGATTAACTTCAGAGGGACTGAAGAACACACCTTTCATGAAAACAAACAAGGGAAATTATTTGTACTGATAATATGCTGATGAGCTGGAATTTCTTGACTCAAACCTCCCACTAAGTTATATAAATCTCTCGAATTCCCTGAATATTGTGAAGATTCAGAGGTGATGACATTAATCAAAGCCAATTGGATTACATATCTATTAGCTGTGGTAGGGTTCAAAACTTCATAAGAGACTCTTTTGCTTACCGAATTAACATGTATGAGTACTTTTCCAATTCTAGTTATAGATTCAGTGGACTATTAGGACTTGCTGTGC from Lotus japonicus ecotype B-129 chromosome 2, LjGifu_v1.2 includes:
- the LOC130741221 gene encoding hydroxyproline O-galactosyltransferase HPGT1-like isoform X1 — encoded protein: MRSWGSQSRLSGQSFGSRVSALVFAMIATMATVYVAGRLWQDAENRVHLVEELEKRTGQGQSAVSVDDTLKVIACREQQKKLSALEMELTAARKEGFVSKHLSGDNEKQKHPTKKVLSVIGVMTTFGRRKNRDAIRKAWMPTGTAMKKLADQKGVIVRFVIGRSANRGDSLDKEIETEISQTNDFIILDNQVEAPEERAKKIKSFFIYAVDNWDAEFYAKVNDDVYVNLDALGGVLTSHLDKPRVYIGCMKSGQVFSEPTQKWYEPDWWKFGDGKSYFRHASGDLYVISKALAQFISINRLILRTYAHDDISTGSWFIGLDVMHVDETKFCCSSWSPGAICAAV
- the LOC130741221 gene encoding hydroxyproline O-galactosyltransferase HPGT1-like isoform X2, coding for MRSWGSQSRLSGQSFGSRVSALVFAMIATMATVYVAGRLWQDAENRVHLVEELEKRTGQGQSAVSVDDTLKVIACREQQKKLSALEMELTAARKEGFVSKHLSGDNEKQKHPTKKVLSVIGVMTTFGRRKNRDAIRKAWMPTGTAMKKLADQKGVIVRFVIGRSANRGDSLDKEIETEISQTNDFIILDNQVEAPEERAKKIKSFFIYAVDNWDAEFYAKVNDDVYVNLDALGGVLTSHLDKPRVYIGCMKSGQVFSEPSGTSQTGGNLVTENRTFDMLLATSMSFQKHWLSLFQ